A region from the Triticum urartu cultivar G1812 chromosome 1, Tu2.1, whole genome shotgun sequence genome encodes:
- the LOC125534951 gene encoding uncharacterized protein LOC125534951, with translation MVVLCLHGRARGRRRRRGQAGPLLSPTSPGSHFGADPALSTWISGGPRLPCLKIFPLQIGPWQKTLHIFSTTTPNEPLRERTFFGDSFRELLAFLLGDFFHPRLQVMP, from the exons ATGGTCGTCCTCTGCCTTCACGGGCGAGCGAGAGGTAGGAGAAGGAGACGAGGCCAGGCGGGCCCCCTCCTTTCCCCGACCTCACCTGGCAGCCACTTCGGCGCTGACCCCGCCCTATCCACATGGAtaagtggcgggccccgcct GCCCTGTTTGAAAATATTTCCattacagataggtccctggcagaaaacacTTCATATCTTTTCAACCAcgactccaaatgag cccctccgagagagaacgtTTTTCGGCGATTCTTTCCGCGAGCTTCTCGCATTTCTTCTcggtgatttcttccaccccag attgcaggtgatgccatga
- the LOC125515407 gene encoding isoamylase 3, chloroplastic-like isoform X1 — translation MPTTTTGVDPAAKRHISGQRWWPAPKLQGDPGMKGVLATCVSRSADLYQVNQRKPHHGVNFIIAHDGFTLCDLVSYNLKGHCGACWAFCVVECLQDRFCIPNGMDISLSVNKHLSPC, via the exons ATGCCGACAACCACAACAGGGGTGGATCCAGCCGCCAAGAGGCACATTAGTGGCCAACGATGGTGGCCTGCTCCCAAGCTGCAG GGCGACCCTGGTATGAAGGGGGTGTTGGCAACTTGTGTGTCTCGATCTGCTGATCTCTACCAG GTGAACCAGCGGAAGCCTCATCATGGTGTGAACTTTATAATAGCACATGATGGGTTCACCTTATGTGACCTTGTTTCATACAACTTAAAG GGTCATTGTGGTGCCTGTTGGGCCTTTTGTGTTGTGGAGTGTCTGCAAGATCGTTTCTGCATTCCGAACGGCATG GACATTTCACTTTCTGTCAATAAGCATTTATCTCCATGTTAA
- the LOC125515407 gene encoding isoamylase 3, chloroplastic-like isoform X2, with product MPTTTTGVDPAAKRHISGQRWWPAPKLQGDPGMKGVLATCVSRSADLYQVNQRKPHHGVNFIIAHDGFTLCDLVSYNLKGHCGACWAFCVVECLQDRFCIPNGMDR from the exons ATGCCGACAACCACAACAGGGGTGGATCCAGCCGCCAAGAGGCACATTAGTGGCCAACGATGGTGGCCTGCTCCCAAGCTGCAG GGCGACCCTGGTATGAAGGGGGTGTTGGCAACTTGTGTGTCTCGATCTGCTGATCTCTACCAG GTGAACCAGCGGAAGCCTCATCATGGTGTGAACTTTATAATAGCACATGATGGGTTCACCTTATGTGACCTTGTTTCATACAACTTAAAG GGTCATTGTGGTGCCTGTTGGGCCTTTTGTGTTGTGGAGTGTCTGCAAGATCGTTTCTGCATTCCGAACGGCATG GACCGTTAG